The Deltaproteobacteria bacterium nucleotide sequence GGTCTCGCCATCATGAACGTACCCCTTTCGGAGTGCTCGGCAGGCTCCATCATGCGCTTTTTCAAGCTCATGATAAGCCACAAGCAATATGACGTGGGCTTCGGCGATTCGGGCCTTGGGGACATGTTCACCGAGCAGGCGAAGGCCCTGATCGAAAAAGGCGGGGGCCGGGTGCTCACGGGGGTTGAGGTGAGCCGCATCACCGGTGAAGGCGACAGGGCAACCGGAGTAAGACTTAAAGACGGAACCGAAATAGTTGCAGGGCACGTGCTGGCCGCCCTTCCGCCCACCCAGCTTGGGGCCATAGTGCCCGAAGCCTGGAAAAGGTTCAAAAAGCCCTTCAGCACCGCGCACAAGTTCGCGCCCTCGCCCTACATCTCCACCTACCTGTGGTTTGACCGCAAGCTCACAAGCCGCCAGTTCTGGGCCAGGAAGTATGACGAAAACGACCTGAACTGCGATTTCTACGATTATTCCAATATCTACAGAAACAGGAAAACCGACACCAGCCTCATCACCACCAACTGCATCTACTGCGCCCGTTTTTCCCACATGACAGACGCCCAGGTGGTGGAAAGAACGGTGAGGGAGCTTTCGGATTTCCTGCCCGAAGCCGCCAGCGCGAAGCTGGTCCACAGCCTCGTTGTGCGCATCCCCATGGCCATCCACTGCCCCGGCGTGGGGGTGGAGAGCCTTCGTCCGGCGGTCGACACCGACGTGTTAAACCTGAAGGTTGCCGGAGACTGGATTCAGACCAATGTTCCGGCATCCATGGAAAGCGCCTGCGGATCGGGCTGGCTGGCAGCCCAAGCCATACTGGCCGAGATGGGAAGGGACGCATCCTATTACGTGAAGCGTTCGCCCAGCCAGGGAATCGCCGCAATTGTGGAGCATCTCACCCCGCGCCTTCGCCCCATAGGGCTTGTACCGGATCCCAAAGATTACGTGGTCTGAAATCCTGTCTAAAAACGCGAACTGCTGTGTCGCGATTCAAAGCCAATTCCGCCACGTACCTTTGGTACGCTTGCTCATTGGCTTCTCGCGCTCCTTGCATTTCATCGTTTTTATCCAGGATTTGCATATAGCCATTTTTACAGTTGGTAACGATAAGCTATCATTAAGGATAAACTGCTATTCTTTACTCTCCGGGGGGAAGATGAAAACAACGTATATCGGAAGGGTGGCGGCCCTGGCCATGGTCCTGATGCTGGCGCTTTCGGGTTTCGCGGTGCCCGTTTCACGGGCCGCAGAAAAAAAGCCCCTGCACGTTTTCAAGATGGCCACCATCGCCCCCAAGGGCACGGGCTGGGCCAGGCAGTACGAGGAAATAATGCTCCCGGAAATCAACAGGGCCACCAACGGCGAGGTGGCCTTCAAGTGCTTCTGGGGCGGGGTGATGGGCGATGACGAGGACATCGTCAAAAAGATGCGCTTAGGCCAGATCGACACCGCAGCAGTCTCCGGCCAGGGTGTGGGGGCCATCTGCCCCGCCATGACGGTGCTTACGCTTCCCTTCCTCTTCAACAACTACGGGGAGGTGGATTACATAAGGGAGAAGATGTTCGCGTCCTTCGACCTTCTCACCAACGCCCAGGGCTTCAAGCTGATTTTCTGGATTGACCAGGACTTTGACCAGCTTTACTCCACCAAATACGATTTTTCGAGCCCGGATCATTTCAGGCAGGCCAAGTTCCTCACCTGGTACGGCCCGGTGGAGGAAAAATGCCTGGAAGCCCTTGGAGCCTCGCCCATCCCGGTGAACGTGCCGGAGGCGGCCTCGTCGGTCCGGCAGGGGGTGGTGGACGCCCTGATCTGCCCGGCCTTCGGCATAATCGGGTTTCAGATGCAGAGCCAGATCAAGTTCATGAACCCGATAAAGATCCGCTACTCCCCGGCCCTGGCGGTGTTTTCCGCCAAGAGTTGGACCAGGATGCCCGAAAAATACAGGGCCCCCATGGACGTGGACCGGGACAGGCTGGTCAACAGGTTTCTTGCGGCAACGAGGAAGGACAACGAAAAGGCCCTGACGGCCCTGGTGCGCTACGGAGTGAGAAAGACCCAGGTGGACGCAAAAACCATGGACGCCATGCGGAAAAAAACCAGGCCTGCGTGGGACGCCCTTGCGGGGAAAATTTACACCCGGCAGACCCTGGATGAAATTTTGCGCCATCTGGCGGAGTATCGCAAAAAACACCAAGGGGCGTGAAAGCCCGTCTAAAAACGCGAACTGCTGTGTCAGAGCAAAGCGGGCGGGTCGTCATGTACGACAAGTACTATTCCTTCCCGCCCGCTTCACTCAACCTTCGCATTTCATCGCCAATATTCAGACTGGCATCCAGGCTTCGGATTCGGCCTTTTTCAAGATGATGGCAAAAAGCAATACGCGGCGGCCATGACGTGGCTGGAATCAGGTTGCGGGGTGGTCGCCCCTGAGATAGGCCGCGTTCACCACGTCCTTGTCGTAGGAGCGGAAGATCAGGCGTTCCCGGTAAAGGCGGTCCCGTGGTATGGGCGGCGTTGGGCTTAAAAGCCTGGATGCGTCGTTTTTGGGGGGGATGGCCGAAAGCCCCCTGCCGAAGCGCTTTCCGGTTTCGGAATCGAGGATTACGGCGTCCTTGCCGTCCGACGATACCGCAAGCCTAGCCGGAGTTTCGGATATTATCCGGGCTGCGGCCAGGGCCATACGCTCCCAGGAATCTATGCTCCCCGCCGCCGTCTTCACGGTCATGAAGGGCCTGCCCTCCACGAAAACGAGAAGGTCCACCGCCGAGCGATAGATCACGCCCTCACCTATTTCAAAGGACAGGGGGAAATCCACTCGTATGTCGCTTTTTTCGTAACCGAGCTCATCCACCAGAAAGCGTTCCACCGCCTGGCGGTTTTGTTCGCACCCGGAATCGGGCACGGTCTTTCCCGTCACGTAGTCCAAAAGGCTTTTGGGGTGAGCAGGGGAGGTCATCACCGGTTCCTTTCCTCTTTCCAGAATCGGTCGTCATCTTCGGTTTCATCATCTTCAATGGGGGCGGAGGCGTCTTCATCCTCGCCGAAATCGTCTTCCCCGTCGTCTTCGGCGTTCGCCGTCTGAACGTGGATACGTGGGGCCTCGGCCCAGAGGCCCTCAAGATCGAAGCGCAACCTCTGCGCCTCGAAAAACACGTGGATCACCACGTCTCCGTAATCCAGCAGAATCCACTGGTTTTCCGGCCTGCCCTCCACGCCTATGGGCTTGATTTTTTTTGCGGCCAGGAAGTTCTCCGCAGCGTCGGCGATGGCGTCCGCCTGGCGGGTGGAGCGAGCCGAGGCCACTATGAACCAGTCCGCAACGCTGGAAATCCCCCGCAGA carries:
- the rsfS gene encoding ribosome silencing factor; protein product: MGLRKAKNVMALDLRGISSVADWFIVASARSTRQADAIADAAENFLAAKKIKPIGVEGRPENQWILLDYGDVVIHVFFEAQRLRFDLEGLWAEAPRIHVQTANAEDDGEDDFGEDEDASAPIEDDETEDDDRFWKEERNR
- the dctP gene encoding TRAP transporter substrate-binding protein DctP, translated to MKTTYIGRVAALAMVLMLALSGFAVPVSRAAEKKPLHVFKMATIAPKGTGWARQYEEIMLPEINRATNGEVAFKCFWGGVMGDDEDIVKKMRLGQIDTAAVSGQGVGAICPAMTVLTLPFLFNNYGEVDYIREKMFASFDLLTNAQGFKLIFWIDQDFDQLYSTKYDFSSPDHFRQAKFLTWYGPVEEKCLEALGASPIPVNVPEAASSVRQGVVDALICPAFGIIGFQMQSQIKFMNPIKIRYSPALAVFSAKSWTRMPEKYRAPMDVDRDRLVNRFLAATRKDNEKALTALVRYGVRKTQVDAKTMDAMRKKTRPAWDALAGKIYTRQTLDEILRHLAEYRKKHQGA
- a CDS encoding FAD-dependent oxidoreductase, translating into MSEAVNLGGFQPDVVIVGGGLSGLTAGLGLVQNGLKPLILERDAILGGRARSWIDPVTGDSVTVGPHIFLSEYPNMRKFLGMLGTDDRIVWQKGRFIDIVDGEKITEIRMRPLPPPTHYVPAIIENPKFFPFKDIRSNRLTALMCMGLSEEDVLTLDRMDALTVLRRLGVTEDYIKNFWAFTGLAIMNVPLSECSAGSIMRFFKLMISHKQYDVGFGDSGLGDMFTEQAKALIEKGGGRVLTGVEVSRITGEGDRATGVRLKDGTEIVAGHVLAALPPTQLGAIVPEAWKRFKKPFSTAHKFAPSPYISTYLWFDRKLTSRQFWARKYDENDLNCDFYDYSNIYRNRKTDTSLITTNCIYCARFSHMTDAQVVERTVRELSDFLPEAASAKLVHSLVVRIPMAIHCPGVGVESLRPAVDTDVLNLKVAGDWIQTNVPASMESACGSGWLAAQAILAEMGRDASYYVKRSPSQGIAAIVEHLTPRLRPIGLVPDPKDYVV
- a CDS encoding type I restriction enzyme HsdR N-terminal domain-containing protein yields the protein MTSPAHPKSLLDYVTGKTVPDSGCEQNRQAVERFLVDELGYEKSDIRVDFPLSFEIGEGVIYRSAVDLLVFVEGRPFMTVKTAAGSIDSWERMALAAARIISETPARLAVSSDGKDAVILDSETGKRFGRGLSAIPPKNDASRLLSPTPPIPRDRLYRERLIFRSYDKDVVNAAYLRGDHPAT